Sequence from the Fodinibius salicampi genome:
CGGACTATCATATTCCTTCTATTAACCGGGAACACCACGGGCTTGAGAACAGAAAAGAACTTTGTAGGGATTTCTTTGCTCAGCCAAACATCCAAAACACTCCTGCTTTTATCAAGCGCTTGCTTTTTAAGTCAAAAGGGCAGCTTCTGTTTAACCGTGCCAAGTATGATCCCCGTGTAGACAGACTACTTATCAAAGATCCTCTTGCCTGCTTGGCAAGCTCATTTCTGCACCAGCGATACGATATGGATGTGGTGATATTGGTTCGCCATCCGCTGAGCTTTGCGGGAAGCCTTAAACGACTGGGCTGGCGATTCAATTTTGACAATATTCTGTCCCAGGAACAACTTATGAGTGATTATCTGAAGCCCTATCGGGAAGAGCTAATCTATTTACAAAATAAACAAACCACGGTTGTTGAGGAAGCCGCCATGCTCTGGAACTGTATTTATACGGTATTGACTAATTTCATTAGTAAAAATCCCTCATTTATCGTTTGCAGGCATGAAGATATCGCTCAAAGCCCTGTTAAAACCTTTCATAACCTCTATTCCAAGTTAAATTTAAACTATACTGCTTCTGTGGAAAAGAAAATATCCGAGCACACAAATGAGGATAATCCTGTATCAACCCAAAATAACCGGGCCCACCAACTCAAACGAAACAGCGAGGCACTCATTTATAAATGGAAAGATATTCTGACTGAAGATGAGATCATTCATATCTCTGAGAAAACCAAGAAAATAGCTTCAAATTTCTATCAGCAGGATTTTTTCCGAGATATCTAACCCGCTAAGCTGGCTTCCCCCGGGGTTTAAATTTTACTCCAAATGGTTTCATTAAAATTTAATGCGTGCCTGAATGCCTATTTCACTTCGGGTATCCCCTTGGATTTCATTCAATCCGCTCCCGATAACCTGCTTGTCCTCGTATTTGGTGATCCCAAATTTTGCCCACAGTTCCAGATAAGAAAACGGTTCGTAATTAAGCAGCAGGTACATCCGCTGTCCCTGGTCGAACAAAACCTGACTTCCAAACACGTACAGCAAATCATTCTCAAACTGATATACGCGTGTCGCAAAACTTTCGGTATCGAAGACCGTCAGGCGGGTATCCAGACGTAAATTATTACGCAGCTGAAGCCGCACATCCTGGTAAAGCAAAATACCGCTTTCAAGTGAGGCCCCCGGCTCACGGTTTTGAACCAGCTCTCCCCGGGTGCGAAGGCGGATATTTTTATTTACCTGGTATTCAATATTCGCACGAATACTACTGCGCTGACCATTTCCCAATGCCCGCTGTGTGCGTCCCAGTTCATCCGGGGTCTCATACTCTCCTTCTTTGGTTTCACTTCGCCACTGCAGATACACTTCCCAATCCGCAGTTAGCTTAACTTCCGCCCTGCCCAGCCATTCAAATCCCTTTGTCGACTGATGAGTCCCAAAACGCGGACCGGGAAACCTGAACTGATCCATATACCCGCTAAGCGTAATGTTCTCCCCGATGGCATGCTGAAGTCCCAAATAAACTCCCTCTTCATTTTTGGGCGCACCCGATGATTCTCCAAAACCGCTGCCCTGAATTGACTGGAACTCTTTCTTATAATTCCGGTAGGCTAAAGCCATATCAGTTTGCTCTCCAACAGGACTTTCAAGCCCTGCAACCAAACCCATGCCCCCATTTTCACTTCTTGCGGCCTCTCCGAATATAATAGCCGGCCCGACCAATAACGTATAATCTATCCCAAAAACGGAAATTGAGGTACCCCGAAAATCATAACGGGCATACGGCTGTTGACTAGCTGTAATATAGCGATTAAAAAAGGTTCGGTATCCTGTGGTACCTATAATTCCAATAGGAAATTCCATCTGTAGGCGTCCTCCATATAACATTTGCCGCACATTTCCTCTCCGTTCGTACTGCCTGGCCGTCCGGTGATAGCCACTTGAAGTTGGAAAGCGAATTGTATCGGATGAAATTTCACTGGCGGTAAGTCGCCGGACGGAATAAAATCCTGTTAGCTGGAGCCGACCTCCGACAGTAGCAGCCGCTCCCCGGAAATAATTGGATTCCTGCGCAGAGGTATAAGGCTTGATTCCTCTTCCACTGCGATTAGCAGCTCCCGTAACATCTCCGCCTTTGCCGAATACGCCGCCGTTCCACAAAACAAGTCCCTGCCCAAACGATAAGCTGTAATCTCCTAAGGCAAGCGTGCGCAACTTTCCGTTACCTTCCAGTGCCAAATGCCACGACTGATGATCGAATCGTACGGGACTTTCCAGTATCTCACCGGCATCTTTTTCCTGCGTCAGGTTTATGGACAAATGGTTGCTCCGGTATCCCATCCGCTGGTAATATTTTACAGCATTTCCCAGGTATCCGCCCCCTTCCGGCGAATCCAGATAACCGCGTGCTGGCTGTAAATCTCGCTGGTAACGGCTAAAAGACTGAAATTGTCCATTACTGGTCCAATACCGCGGATCAGTATAGAGTATTTTACCGAGCTGAAGTCCTTTCCCAATTGTAATATAGGGGCGTATTTTATCATACGTTACCCTCCCAATCCCGGATACTTCCACCAGCTCATCGGGCGTTTCAAACGGTTTTCTCTCTTCCCGGTAGCGAATAATAGCCCGGGCGGTTTTCAGGTTGAGACCCGGAACCTGTCGCAGACTGTGCAAGCCCGCAGTATTAACATTCACGGGATTTGCGGATAATTCCTGCAAGAACTGAATCAACTGCTCGCTATTTGCTTCGGCATCCTCGGGATCAAAGCCCTCAAGCGCCTGTTCCAAATCCTGCTGCACCTCCGTACTTAAAGAATCCCGTTCCTGGGCACTGCTTACATATGGAATTACCAGGAACAGAGATATTATGACAAAGACCTTCATACGCTACCACCGAACTTTAAAGTCAATAGCCGGACTGTATCCCAACACGTTATTCTCGTGTCGCTGTACTCCCACACTCGCTCCCCATAATCTGCTTTCATAGCCGAAACCTGCCGCAAAGGTTTGGGGAGCCGTTGTAATACCCGCTCTGCCCATTAATCCAGCAATAATATTAACCTCAATTCCACTTCTGAAGGCCACTGGGAAACGCACGTCTTTAAATATTTCTGTGGAAAAAAGAGCTATATCGGAAAGAAAGTATGAAAGTCCCACACTCAGATTACGCGGTAATTCCTCATCGTTAAGAGAGCCGTAGGCAGGTTGATTAAGATTAATGGCCTTGGCCCCGATCCAAAGTCCGGGTACAACGGAAGCAGCGACTCCCAGATCAACTCCAAATGCACCGGCTGAGCCATATCCTCCACCCTGTATGACGTGATTATAGTTTAACACAATACCGTAATGGAAGCCTGCCACTGAATGTTTATAGCCCATCCGTAACCTGCTTTCATTGAAAAGGTCGTATCCATAACGATGTGCACCTGCCGAAAATACTCCAATATCCGTAGGATAATTGACCGCAGCGGCCATATCCGTAATTTCAGCTAACCCAAAATAACGCACACCAAAAAAGGAAACATCAGGTCTTTGATCAGATATCATAGCCGGATTGCCAAATACAGACCATGAACTGTTGGGCAGCGCCGTAGTGGCCTGCCCCATCGACAATTCCCGGGCTCCTAATACGGCCTGTCCCTCTGCATCCGGAGGAGAACTCAGTCCGCTTAAACATACCAGGAGAAGAATTAAAAGTTTTCTGTGAGAATGCCTGTGCTTTTTTATAATATATTCCATAACAAATAACTCTCTTTGATTTAGGTGTTACGTATTTTGATATATCTATTTTTTACCAAACGAAACCGGATCCCAGTTCTCTTTATTTTTATTTGTATGGGACTCCTGTTGCTTCCTATGAGAGGCATTAGTCAGGAAATTGATGCGCGCGTAACTGTTGATCGCAGTCAATTGAGCAACACTTCGCTCAGCTTCCTTGACAATCTCTCTGATGAAATCGAATCGTATATAAACGAATACAATTGGACCGATACCGATTTTAAACTACAGGAAAGAATCAGGCTCGATCTTCAGATTACGTTAATGAGTACCGATGACAATTTCAACTTTAATGCTCAGGTTGTTGTTCAATCGCGACGTCCGATCTATAATACCCCACGCGAAACCATGCTCTTTTTTCATAATGATGAAAATTGGACGTTCAATTATACGCCCAACCGATCCCTCCGGCATGATCTGCTCCAGTTCGATACCCTAACCAGCTTTATCGATTTCTATGTATATATAGTTCTTGGATACGATTTTGACAGTTTTGAAGAGCTGGCAGGCACCCCCTATTTTTCGGAGGCTCAAAATATTCTTTCACAGGCCCAGAATTCTTCTGCCACCGGCTGGGATTCCAACAATAACAGGCGCAACCGGGCGCAACTTGTCTCAAATCTTCTAAGTTCTAATTATGAATCATTACGGTCAGCCATCTATGAGTATCACCGCCTTGGACTGGATCGTTTTGTCGATCACCCTAAAGAAGCGAGGCAACAGATTATAGCCACGCTCCAAAAAATTGATGAAGCAAAAAGCCGCACTTCCTCAAATTTTCTATTTGATATCTTCTTCAATACTAAATACCGCGAATTAGTATTTATTTTTGAAGATGCCGAACCACAAGTTCGGCGCAATGCCTTTGAAGTTCTGTCAACCGTTGATCAAAGCCATCTTTCTGAGTATCGAAAGCTGCAGTAGATCTTCTGTTAAGAACTGAATTAGCGATTTACATAAAATGAATCCTTTATTTCTACCCAATCCGATAACTACTCTTTCCTACCAGCTGAATATTTTATCTCAGGTTTTGTATATTCGTTTGCAAGAGGCCAATAAAATTCCATTCTAACAGAAAAAAATTTTTAGCCTATGAAATTTTATGTTTGTATCAAACAGGTTCCGGATATTGATGCCCCTATACAGATAAAAGATGGGAAACTAATCCAGGATACTGACCGCATGGTTCTTAACGCTTACGATGCATCCGCTGTAGAAGAAGCTCTGGTGCTTACTGAAGAGACTGACGGAGAAGTAGAGGTAGTTTTGGTCGGACCCAGCAAAGCCAAAGAAACTATTCGCAAGGCATTGGCTATGGGCGCTGATAAAGCTTCCCACATTGTACTTGAAGGAGAGGATACCTACGACTCGGCAACTTATGCCAAAATATTGGCAAAATTTTTCGAAGATAAGGAATACGATGTTATAGCCTGTGGGAAACAATCCCAGGACACGGATGCTGGTCTTGCCGGAAGTATGCTGGCAGAACACCTGAATCTGCCTTATACAACTAATGCAGTGGGACTTTCGATAGAGGATGGAAAGCTGGTCGTGAAACGTCAGGGAGACTCGGGACAAGAAATCATTGAACTCCCTCCCTCCTGTCTTGTCACCTGCTCAAACGATATGAACGAACCCCGCATACCCAGTCTCAAAGGGATTATGCAATCCAAGCGAAAGCCTATGGAAACTATTGAACTTTCTGACTTAGGTATAGAAGAGGATAACCTTTCTCCTAAAACCAAAGTAACCGGCTACATGGAAAAACCAGAGCGAGAACCGGGACAAAAGTTTGAGGGGGAACCGGAAGAGTTGGCGCAAAAGGTGGCGACGCTCCTCGATGAAGAAGCTAATGTGATTTAAATGAGTCATAAGTAATGAGAGTAAAAATTCTCATTACTCATCACTGGTTCACCAGAAATTTAGAACGAAAATAAAACTATTTTTACTATGAGTACCCTACTAACTCACATTGTTATCAGTGACGGCAAGATAAAGCGCTCCTCATTAGAAGTATTATCCCATGTCCGACAACTGGCGGAGAGTCACGGTCACCAAGCAGAAGCTGTAATTATTGATGAAAAAGCTTCAGATTATGTTGACGAGGTAAAGAAGTATGGACCTTCAACCATTTATACGATTGAGGATCCTGTGTTTAAGAATCATCAGAACAGACCTCTCATTAAAGCCCTTAATAAAGTAATTGAGAAAGCCGCCCCCTATCTGATTGCTTTTGCCTCAACGGAAAGTACCAAAGATATTTTAGGAGCTCTTGCCGCCAGTCAGGATGCCGCCGTACTTTCTGATGTTTCGGAGTTTGAACTTACTGACAATGGAATTCAGGCAAAGCGTCCGGTGATGGCCGCAAAAATATTATCTGATAATCAAGCAGAGGGGGATAAAATACTGGTTTCCGTACGTTCAGGCTCTTACGATCTAAATGAAGCTGACAGCGAAGCAGAGGTAATAGATATAGATTTCAGTATTGATGATAATGAAATAAAAGCCTCACTCCGCGAAATTATCGGAACGTCAGATGATAAAATTGATCTCTCAGAGGCTCAAACAATTGTTGCTGCCGGTCGCGGTACCAAAGACGAAGAGGGACAAGCTCTCATTGAAGAACTGGCCTCCGTCCTCAATGCCGGTATCGGAGCTTCACGTGCTCTTACTGAAGCGGGTATCATGGACCCAAGCCTGCAAATTGGTCAGACCGGGAAGGTAGTTTCACCACAGCTCTATATTGCCGTGGGCATTTCTGGAGCTATTCAACACGTAGCAGGAATGTCTAACAGTAAAGTGATTGTAGCTATCAACAAAGATCCCGATGCGCCCATCTTCGATATTGCTGATTATGGAATCGTAGGGGATCTCTATAAGGTACTGCCACCTTTTATTGAGGAATTGAAGAAGATCAAAAACTAATATAGTTGAAGTTAAATGTTCCAAGTTTGGAAACTATGACCTTCAACCTTTAAATCTTCAACTTTCCAACTGATTATAATGGACGAAAAATTTGACTGTATTATCGTGGGAGCGGGTATTGCAGGACTGGCAGCAGCCATGATCCTGGCCCGAAATAATATGAAGTTTCTCCTCATAGAGAAGGGAGAATTTGCAGGATCAAAGAATGTTTCCGGGGGAGTTCTCTGGGGCAGCGATCTGGCAAAGCTTGTTCCTGAATACTGGAAAGAAGAAGACGGGGGCTGGGAACGCTTCATCAACCATCGGCGCCTTACCTTTATGGACGATCAGTCAACCTTTTCCATTGATTTTAAATCCTCCCATTTTAATGAAACGCCCTATAGCGGCGTCGTTGTTTTGCGTTCGAAATTTGACCGGTGGCTGGCCGGGAAAGTACAGGATGCCATCGACAATAGTGATTATGCCATGGAGTCCTTTATTGCCACTAATATAAAGGTCGATGAAGTACTCATGGAAGAGGACAAAGCAGTGGGCATCCGTACTGGAGATGAAGAGTTCCACGCGGATAGCGTAATCATTGCGGAGGGAGTAAATAATCTGCTTACCCGTCATGTGGGTTTGCAGGACGACTATGTACCTGCCGATCATATGCTGACCGGCATTAAAGAAGTCATCCGTTACGATCAAAAGGTACTGGAAGACCGGTTTCAGCTCGACGGACTAAGCGGAATGTCGAATGAATTTGTGGGTTTTGCAACCGACGGGGTAGAAGGCGGTGGATTCCTCTACACAAACCGCGATACTATCTCACTGGGCTTGGTGGCCGGCATCAAAGACATGAGAGAGAAGGAAAAAAGTCCTCATGATATTCTAAATCATTTTAAAAACCACCCGGTCATACAGGACACTATTAAAGGGGGGGAAGTAGTAGAATATTCTGCTCATGTTGTTTCCTCAGGTGATAAACGGGTAATGCCAAAAGAGCTGTATAAAGACGGGATTCTTCTTTGTGGCGAAGCTGCTAACCTGTTAATGAACGCCGGAAAGGCCATTCAGGGAATGGATTATGCCATGCGGTCGGGCATTCTGGGTGCGGAAACTATTATAAAAGCGAAAGAAAAAGGAGATTATTCCAGCAATACTCTTAAAGAATATAAAAAAGCTTTGGAAGATAGTTACGTCCTGAAAGATATCAACAACTTTCAGGATGCCGTACATATGCTGCATAGTCCACAAATGTACCAGGATGTGCCTAATTTAATTTGTGATTTCGGACGAAAGTTTTTCACTATTGATGATGAACCTACCAAAAAGTCACGCAAGCTGATGTCTGAATCAATTAAAAAGCACTCTTCATACTGGGATTTAATGAAATTAGGATTTAAAGGGGCAAAATCGTTATGAAATTACTTGATCTTACGGAACGGCTGGGACTTGTTAGCTATCGCAATCAGGCAAAATCGGATATCAAGCCACATATCGTTGTTGATACCGATATTTGTAATTCTGTATGCCCGCACAAGTGTACTACCTATGTATGCCCGGCTAATTGTTATACTATGGATGAGGAGGGACAAGTACACTTTCAGGTAGAAGACTGTATTGAATGTGGTACCTGCATGTATGCCTGCGATCAGGGAGCCGTAGACTGGAACTATCCAGACCCGGAAATTGGCAGAGGCGTCACCTGGAATTTCGGATAAATTACCTGGGCCTCTTTTTAAAGACCTTGACCATTTGGCAAAATCTAATCTTTAAAATCTCAATTTTTATAAATATAAAAAAGGCCGCTCTCGTATTAACAAAAGCGGCCTTTTATTGTAAACAGCTCTCCTTTTAGGAGTTAACTTCCAGAAGGTGTCAGAGCGATTTCAAGCTCTTTATTTCCTTCCAGCATCACTTCCTGACTAAAGCTTTCATAACCATCAGCTTCAATCGTTACTGTGTATGTTCCTGGCTCAAGTCCGTCGATGTTAAACTTACCTTCTTCGTCGGTAGTAGCAGACTGATCGGCAGAAACCTTAACTTCTACACCGGCAACTGCCTCTTGGGAAGCATTATCGATGACTTTACCAGAAATTGTAGCAGCGGCTGTTGCTTCGGTTTCCGCTTCTGTGGTTTGAGCCACAGCGGTATTGGAAACCATTGCAAGTCCGAATATCAACATGAATGCTGAGAGAACGTATTCTTTTTTGAGAAACTTCATAATATTATATCTCTATTTTTTAATTAATCTTTAATGATATTTATGATTGTCATAGGGCAATCAATTATTGCACTTCTATATACCCGGCAACCATTTTTTTTGTTCCAAATTTTATTGATTTCTCATTTATTGGTTCCAGGTACCCGAAGAAACGGTTGCTAATCACAGCCTCAAAACGCGATACTAAAAATGAGGCGATAATAATTAGACACATTTTTTTGTATCTTTAGACTTAAAATATCAGCCATTAAATTCTAGTAAAATATCAGAGCATTATCTTATGGACTTTGAATTTTCCGAAGAACAGCAGCTAATACGCAATGCGATTAAAGATTTTACTGAACGGTATGTTGCTCCGGGTGTTAAAGAACGCGATAGCAAAAAAAAATTCCCTGCAGAAATTGTAAAACAGCTAGCAGAACAGGGATTTATGGGCATGATCCATCCTGAAGAGTTTGGTGGTGGAGGCGTGGACACTATTAGTTTTTGTCTGGCTATTGAAGAGATTGCACGATGGGATGCTTCCCTCGCATTGACGGTTGCCTCTCACACTTCCCTGGCCTCTGGCCATATCGCGCTGGCTGGGAGCAAGTCACAGAAAGAACAATATCTTACTCCTCTGGCTAAAGGAGAAAAGTTAGGGGCATGGTGTCTTACGGAACCCGGTTCCGGCAGCGATGCCTCAGGCTTGAAAACAACCGCCATAAAGAAAGGAGATCATTATATACTCAATGGTTCAAAAATATTTATTACCCAGGGTTCCGTTGGTGACATCTATGTGGTACTGGCTAAAACCGATCCGGATAAAGGAACAAAAGGTATTAGTACTTTTATCGTAGAGAGTAGATGGGATGGCATACAGCCGGGCAAAAAGATGGAAAAGCTGGGCATGAATTCCAGCGATACTACCGAAGTCCATTTTGAAGAGGTTAAAGTGCCGGAAGAAAATTTGCTCGGCGAAGCCGGAAAGGGATTTGTTGATACTATGAAAGTGCTTGATGGCGGGCGTATAGGCATTGGGGCCCTTTCAGTTGGAATTGCCCGTGGTGCGCTGGAAGAATCGATGAGGTATGCCGGAGAGCGCAAACAATTTGGATCACCCATCGGCGACTTCCAGGCCATAGAAACAAAACTTGCAGACATGGCCACGGAAATAGATGCCGCCCGCATGATGGTCCACCGCGCCGCTCAATTAAAAGATCAGGGAAAACCCTACACCAAAGAAGTTTCAATGGCCAAGCTTTTTGCTTCTGAATTAGCAGTACGCGCGGCTAATGAGGCCGTACAAATTCACGGTGGTTATGGATATATCAAAGAATACCACGTTGAACGATTTCTGCGCGATGCGAAGTTAATGACTATTGGCGAAGGTACTTCTGAAGTACAACGTATGATCATCGCACGTGAATTAAAGAAAGAACATTGGGGATAGTGGCAAAGCATCCGTTGAATACTCAATCCAACGGACTATTAGCAAATGACGGGAATTCTTTACTTTTTTAGAGAAAATCAATAGCATTCCTTTTTCTATGAACAAATAACCCCTTCTATGCCTAATGACTTCATCAGGATTGTCATTCTATTTTGTTTGGTCACCTTGACCTCCTGTTCGGAGCAGTCAAATGAACAAGGCTTTGTTTCCGAAAATCCAACGTTCGGAATTTGGCAGGATTTATCGGAACCTCCGATAACATTCGAGCTAGTACAAACCTTCGGTGATAATGAAGCGCTTATGCTTCCCCAAACTTATCAGTTACAAGGTCCGGTCACAGATCAAAACAACAACCTTTACGTAATTGACGGACAAAATGGAATTCTGTACTCTTTCGACCCGGACGGAAATTTACGGTGGCAAACGGGCAGAGAAGGAAGAGGTCCCGGTGATTTTGAGCAGCCGCGTGGATTAGTTACCGACGGCGAATATCTTTATACCGCCAATGTAAGTGGTTCCCGAATCGATCAATTTGATATGGATGGAAATTTTATAACCAGCACTTCCCTTGAATCCCTTGACCTTTCCTTTAATGCGGTTGAAGGGTTTTTAGACGATAGCTTATTGGTTACCTCCTCTACTGTAATGGGCCAGTTAGCGAGACAAGTGACCCTCTTAAATACCAGAGACAACTTAAATATAGTTAATCAGTTTACAATTGAATCTTCTTCTAATACGGATCTACCGGAAGGCCTCGGCTATAGTTTCAGTATCCAGGTCATTGACTCTTTAATAGCAGCCGGAAATATTCAAGACTATAAGATCCATTTTTTTAACAGTCAGGGGGAAAATGTTAAAAGCATTACCCGCGATTTTGATAAACTGATGCGGCCCGGTTTCGTTCAATCTGGCTCCAGTCGCTCTATCCGCGGTTACGGCAGCCTTAATGCTCCCATTCCTCTTACCAGCGGCTTTTACCTGACCACCTTAAACTGGCCAACAAATGTAGACGATCCCGACCGCTACCTGGAAAGGTCGCAACGTGAAGACAGTAGGGTACCACCGATTACCTTCAAAAATAGTCTTGACCTGTATCGCTCGGATGGCACTCTTCTCTATTCTTTAGAAGAGGAAGGTAGAACACCAAACATCGGATCTCTTGCCTATGTAGATACGCAAGGAAATATCTATACAAAAATAGATGATCCTTTTCCTCAAATCCGAAAATATGCGGTTACTATTAGTTCTCCTGAGAATAACTGATGTTGAACGTTAATAGGTTAAAAGTTGAACCTCCAAACCTTTAACCTGCAACTTTCACTCATATCATTTACCTTATTAAACAAATAAATATCCACAGCGAAAAATTATTCTATGTCCAGCAATAGTTTTAATATCAACGACCCTTTCCAGTTTGAACCCGAGTTGAATGAAGATGATCGCATGGTCATGGAAACAGCCAGGGATTATGCGCAGAGTAAACTGGAACCCCGGGCCCTTAAAGGAAACCAGGAAGAATATTTTGATCAGGATATTGCTACTGAAATGGGTGATTTGGGCCTGCTGGGATCATATCTGCCCCCTGAATATGGTGGTGTGGATGCCAGCCAAACGGCTTATGGACTTATTGCCCGTGAAGTAGAGCGTGTGGATTCCGGTTATCGGTCTTTTATGTCAGTACAATCTTCGCTGGTAATGTATCCGATTTTTAAATTTGGAACCGAACAACAAAAGGAACGGTTCCTTCCTAAACTGGCGACCGGTGAACTGATCGGCTGCTTTGGACTAACCGAACCCGATCATGGTTCTGACCCCGGTTCAATGAGTACCACTGCTGTTAAAACGGATGAAGGTTGGATTCTTAACGGGGCTAAAATGTGGATTACCAACTCCCCCATTGCGGATATTGGGGTAGTATGGGCCAAGGCAAAAGAACACAAAGAGGATGACGGAGTGATTCGCGGTTTCCTGGTAGAAAAAAATATGGAGGGATACAGTGCTCCATCTACTAAACACAAAATGTCGCTGCGAGCTTCAGAAACCGGTGAAATGATTTTTGAGGATGTGTTTATCCCCGAAGAAAATGTATTTCCAGATATTACCGGACTTAAAGGGCCGTTTACCTGCCTTAACAGCGCCCGGTATGGTATTGCCTGGGGAACGGTTGGAGCAGCAGAATTCTGCTATCAAAAGGCGCGTGAGTATGTATTGGATCGCAGTCAGTTCGGATATCCGATAGGGGCCAATCAGCTTCCCCAAACCAAGCTTGCAAATATGCTTACCGATATTACGCAGATGCAGCTATTAGCCTGGCGACTGGGAAAACTTAAAGATGAGGGACGTGATCACCATAGTATGGTATCGATGGCCAAACGCAATAATTGTGGAAAGGCACTCGAAATTGCCCGCATCGCTCGTGATATGCACGGAGCTAATGGCATTACCGGTGAATATCGAGTTATCCACCATGTCATGAATCTTGAATCCGTAAATACTTACGAAGGTACTTACGATATCCATGG
This genomic interval carries:
- a CDS encoding 6-bladed beta-propeller, which produces MPNDFIRIVILFCLVTLTSCSEQSNEQGFVSENPTFGIWQDLSEPPITFELVQTFGDNEALMLPQTYQLQGPVTDQNNNLYVIDGQNGILYSFDPDGNLRWQTGREGRGPGDFEQPRGLVTDGEYLYTANVSGSRIDQFDMDGNFITSTSLESLDLSFNAVEGFLDDSLLVTSSTVMGQLARQVTLLNTRDNLNIVNQFTIESSSNTDLPEGLGYSFSIQVIDSLIAAGNIQDYKIHFFNSQGENVKSITRDFDKLMRPGFVQSGSSRSIRGYGSLNAPIPLTSGFYLTTLNWPTNVDDPDRYLERSQREDSRVPPITFKNSLDLYRSDGTLLYSLEEEGRTPNIGSLAYVDTQGNIYTKIDDPFPQIRKYAVTISSPENN
- a CDS encoding acyl-CoA dehydrogenase family protein, which encodes MDFEFSEEQQLIRNAIKDFTERYVAPGVKERDSKKKFPAEIVKQLAEQGFMGMIHPEEFGGGGVDTISFCLAIEEIARWDASLALTVASHTSLASGHIALAGSKSQKEQYLTPLAKGEKLGAWCLTEPGSGSDASGLKTTAIKKGDHYILNGSKIFITQGSVGDIYVVLAKTDPDKGTKGISTFIVESRWDGIQPGKKMEKLGMNSSDTTEVHFEEVKVPEENLLGEAGKGFVDTMKVLDGGRIGIGALSVGIARGALEESMRYAGERKQFGSPIGDFQAIETKLADMATEIDAARMMVHRAAQLKDQGKPYTKEVSMAKLFASELAVRAANEAVQIHGGYGYIKEYHVERFLRDAKLMTIGEGTSEVQRMIIARELKKEHWG
- a CDS encoding acyl-CoA dehydrogenase; amino-acid sequence: MSSNSFNINDPFQFEPELNEDDRMVMETARDYAQSKLEPRALKGNQEEYFDQDIATEMGDLGLLGSYLPPEYGGVDASQTAYGLIAREVERVDSGYRSFMSVQSSLVMYPIFKFGTEQQKERFLPKLATGELIGCFGLTEPDHGSDPGSMSTTAVKTDEGWILNGAKMWITNSPIADIGVVWAKAKEHKEDDGVIRGFLVEKNMEGYSAPSTKHKMSLRASETGEMIFEDVFIPEENVFPDITGLKGPFTCLNSARYGIAWGTVGAAEFCYQKAREYVLDRSQFGYPIGANQLPQTKLANMLTDITQMQLLAWRLGKLKDEGRDHHSMVSMAKRNNCGKALEIARIARDMHGANGITGEYRVIHHVMNLESVNTYEGTYDIHGLILGREITDIQAFVPRGNDMPED